Within Chaetodon auriga isolate fChaAug3 chromosome 7, fChaAug3.hap1, whole genome shotgun sequence, the genomic segment TAGatagaatgtaaaaaaaaaaaaaaaagacaaacaacaaatatatggggaaaaaaaaacaaaacacaaaaggccATTATTGTAACTAGATGTGACACTGAAGTGTATTTTGTGTACCATTATTGCCAAAGGTTTGACTGCTACCTGTGTTATGATAGTGGAAAGCTCATAATGATGCACCTTTCTAGGCTGAAAAGTTTTCCATCAATTTATGACAGATTTAATCAGGAAATCAGTATTCTGATTTACCTCTTTAGCTTTTCTGTCAGGTGAGGATTATTAAGGTCCAattgaggaagaaaaggaaatttCAGAACAGAATATGAGTCCAACCATTGTCGTAACAACACGGCAGCACAGCGTAAACATTGTGTGAATTAAAGGtgcaaaatatacaaaaaaagaggagacagagctgaGTGTCACATTATGTTTCAGTCCAGGGAGAGTTGAATCGTGGGcagctggacttggttgtagaatCTCAAAAacgtttcacctctcatccaagaggcttcgTCAGTTCAAACTGGCTGGCGGGGAGTCCCAGGTATAtaacctctgtggggtcgtTATCACAATCGTTCAAACCACTTTGGTGCGGCTGGCTGTGTGAATGATAGCACGGAGAGCGGCACAATGTTTTCAAAGTTTCTACAACCATGTCCAGTTGCCCTTAATTCAGCCGTCCTTGGgtaaccatgacctggatgactgagaatcttcacagacattatGTTTCCATAGAGATCAAACAGATACAGAAATGTGGGTATTCAAACAAAAGAAGTCCATAAAGTGAATCCCGTTTGGTCGGGTACACAACAATTGTAAAACTGTGTAAAaagtcaaaacatttttctttcaaaaacatcaaacctGTAAGCTTTAAAATAAGGCACTTATGTATATCAACAAACAGATTTTGAATTCATTTGACAACCAAAAATATCACTATGTGGGATCACAGCAATCATCTTAGTGTAATGCACTGTCGTGCCTCATTTAAAAGCTGTTTATTATCTCCCAAGTATACTGGCTTTTAAACTCAGCCATTGTGCCACATAGTGTCCTATAAAGAACTAAACATGCATTGCATAGAGTAGAAACccttttatttcctgtgttATATTTGTACTAATGACGGGTGACATTCTCACTTCAGCACAAAATGCTTAAAGTAAATTAAAACAGTTCACTGATAAAATGAAGTTTGGCTGCATGTTTCAACCCAGACTTCAGTAACTTGTAATAATACAATACGGTTGTATAGCCCTTAAAGCCATGATGTACTAATGGGTGAAGAAAATGTATGTCAAAGGTTTCACATAAAACTCAATAAACTCAAATAAACTGTTATCGTTTGTGAAGATTGTAGTCTTCACTATATTCCTGGATTGTTAGCAAAATAATATATTGAGGTTGCGAAAAAGAAGAACATCCCAAATCTCTTGAGTTTGGACGGGCAGGCGATACTCAACTTCTAGATTTAAGCCTTTGCCAGAGAGTCTGGTGTATAGTAATTTTGGTGTATCCACAACAAAGTACTTCTATTGCTAGCAAAATCACCAAACATGACAGCTGAACTTGGCCTGCAGTCCACAAAACTGCAAAGAAGAGCTGAGAAAATAGGCAAAGTCACAACACCTTGCATAATGACAATAGtcttgattttaaaaaaaacaggaccTGGGCCAAGCAGACTAGTCCATGTAGTTCTTCTGTCTGGATCTGATAGTCAGGAGAAAGGCACATACAAATTTCTGTCAAAACCTCTGAGGCGCAAAAATCTCAGTCAAAACCCAGAGGAATATCGTGATGTTAAATCCGCAGGTGAGCATCCCATGTAACCCTGTCCATTCATGTGAAatagagctgcagaggagtcaTCTCAAAAGTGCCAGCTTAGACCATGATGCTATCAGGCCCTAATGAGAGAGCATCACTGTTGGACATAAACATGTAAGAGACATCTGGGCCCAAGAGGTGGaataaaaaacagacagcacagtctgtaatctactgtatgtttcatgtttttttttttttgtttgtttttagagaCATGGGGTTGCCAACCAACAACGTAAACAGACTACAAGCCCAGCTCATCATCCACAGGGACAGACTGAAGCTGAGTAAGAATCTTGGAGTCCCCATCCATCTCCTCTGGATTCCCCAGTGCTGAGCTGGCTTCCACATCCTGCTCTGGCGAGGGGCTTCCCAAGAGCAGTGACTCTCCCCCAGGAAGGCCCAACAAAGCCGGGTCTACAGGTAGGTCTCCCTTGCTACGGACATCAAACAAAGTTAGACTAGCTGAAGTGGAGAGGGGGACAGGGCTCCAGGCTGGTTGGGACAACTGGGTGTTGGGTGTCACTCCACTGTACATGGGACTGAGGGTAAGCATACTTTCTGGTGTAAGAGTGTTTGGTGTTGTAGGGGTGACTGAATGGTCCAGCGAATGAGGGGAGGGGACGGCAGGTGTCCCCGTCTCTGGAGCACAGTAGGGTGGAGACGAGTTAATGAAGTTTAGGGGAGATGATGTGAGGCCAATGGGGGTTGGGCATGAAGTGGTTGAAGGCTGGGAAGGTACAGGAGGTGTGGAGGGGGTGAGACCGGGGCTCACTCCATTAACAGAGATGGGTGAAGCCTCTGGGACTGGTTTCAGGGGCAAACTGGTGAGCTGAATGCCTGCTGGGATGGTCAGAATCAGCTTGCCTTGCTGGACACTCAGGTAGGGGCTTCCACCAAGGAGGAGGTTGCCTGCAGTGGTGACAAATGATACATTGACAACATGCAAACAGGAGATGCACTAGTATGAGATTTAGCATCAAATTAATTCGTAGGCCGATacttatttgttttacacaattTGTTGTAAGGGGAAAAACCAAAAATAATGCTGTGTGTATTACAATCTGTTCTTTCCTTaactttctgttgttttgtgttagATAAAATAGCCTAATGTATCTGTGACTACTATGATAGTCAATTTATTGTCcctttttcaatattttttaagCAAAGATGTAAAATATTCTGTGGTTCTAGCTCATCAGTTTTGAGTGCTTTCTACTTTTCCTTGTCTAATGTGatataaactgaatatatttttgaATTTTTGGATTGatggttgattgattgattgattgattgatggatggaaACATGATAACAACACCTTTGGTTATAGTAACTTTCATGcgcatttttcattattttctgacattttatacaccAAATAAATAATCTATTTTTTGATAAAATGACCATCAGATTCctcaataatgaaaaacaattgTTAATTCCAGTCCTAAAATATTTCTCCTAACTACCAGTAATTTAAGAATTATGTGGATCACTTGACTTTGCATCAGCTAATCCATGTAATGAAATACTTTTTACTTTGATTGGTCCTGAAAACAAACCCCATCAATTTTGCTTGGGAAATCATTAAATCGcttcagtcatttatcaaaaCAGTTGAATAGCCCTTTGCTACATTTGCAGATATCTCATGAATTCAGTGTacctggaggagcagagggcagcTGAATGATCCCAGAGTTGAGAAGCTGTACACCAGGGGCCATGCTGGTTGGGGGACCCACACTCTGAATGGGCCTCAGCTGGTTTATCCTGAGAGGACCCTGTGTGACCCCTGCAGCCGCAGGTGCTGAAGTCAGGATCTGTAAGGGCATTCCTGCagaggggatggagagagagggaccgGCAGGTACCACTTGGGGGAAAGAGATTGTGGACGAAGTCTGGATGGGGGAGACTGGGACCAGCTGAGGCATGGGGAGGGAAACTAACTGTGCTGGTGCAGTGCCTTTGGCTTGGGGGACCGGGACAACTTGTGTTGGggaagaaatggaaatgacCTGTGGGGCCTGGATTTTACTGGGTGTGGAGTTTGTGGTTTGGTCCCCCGGTTGGTGTGCCGTTCGCTGTGGGAGCTGATTGTTGTTCAGCTGTGAAATGGAGACTATGGttgtggcacctcctggcagacTTGTTGAAGCGTCCTGCTGTTGTTGCACCAGTCTGTTGCCTGTGTTCACTGTCTGACTTTGGAACTGAGGAGCTGACGAGGTGAGGGGGGATACCGGGACCAACTGAGGGCACTGGGACACCTGGGCACCTGTGGAGTGCTGGACCAGCTGGGATACTGGTATACCCTGGATGGAAGGCACAACCTGTGGCAGAGAGAAGACCTGAGGGGTGGGGTTGCTGGAGGAAACCACAGAGCTACATGGGTTTAACTGGGAGCCAGCAGTAGCAAAGACAACATACTCCCCTTGCTGACTGGACAGAGACACGGCGGAACTGGAGACTACCATGCCTGCAGACGACATAGAGGGCGGGAGGGTGAGGGACTCTTGATGTTGGCTGTTTTGTGTTAAGACTAGTGAAGGGATACTGGTTGGGGAGGACAGAGTTGGTGAGGAGGGAgataaagatgaagaagaggaagatacTGTCTGGCAGCTGCCCTCGGAATCAGGGACACTTATGAAATCcattgtgttgttgctgtctgtcttaatttgcagaggaagagagatgatgGATGGAGGGTTTGACACGGGTGTGGTGTTTGTGCTAAGAATGACTGCTGGAAGGCTGCTTGGCTTGGGCTCCATGGCTGAAACCTCCTGCTCTGTCACAGAAACTGCTTGCTGCGCCTGCACACCGACACTAGGCTTGGTTATTACCTGAGCCCCATTCAGTATCAAAGGAGAGTTGGTTGCAACAGGACTCAGTGTGACTGTCTGGCAATCTCCCAAGCTTAGCCCATTAATGATGACACCAGCACCAGTGCTGGAGATGAGGGAATTTCCATTAAGAAGTAATGACTGAGAGGCTGTAAGGAAGCCACCGGACCCATTGAGGATGAGCTGGCCTCCTGTGCTACAgggaacagcagacagagagatgatggGCGCTGTGCTGCCAGCAGCCTCCTCAGGTTTGTCAGGGATGTCGTCCATGGGACTCGCCTCGTCCTCAGTGCTGTGGTTCCCATCAGACTCACtggaacagaggagaaaaaatggGTCAAATTACAGGGGAATGTGTGTGGCTGTAGCGGGTTGGGcacaaatgctttgttttgcaAACCTCTACGATACAAATGTTTTTGAGGTCAACCTTGCACAAATAGAGGCATCGTGATGTGTCTCATCATTCCTTTGACTTCTGTTAATTTTACCCAACAGAATTAAGAGTCTGATAAATGAACAGGACACGGTATATGTGCACTTAGATATGGCTCCCAATCTCCATTAGACAGTCGTACAGCTTCATCAGGCTTATCTTGTGTAATGGCATCTGGTCATTCACAGTCACAGTAGCAGACATTGATTGCTTGAATTTGTCGCAGGATTCAAATTCACACTTTCATGAGAGAGCTttaaaatttgcattttgttttgcagtgacCTTGTGATTTTTACCTGCTCAAAGATAAAAAGTTGATGTCAGACGAACTTTAGGATCAGTTTGTAAGATCTATCAAAAGTTAGTTATTAAACAAATCTGGCTCATGTGCACTGTTTATAAATTTGCAGTCTCTGGTTTCCATAGATGTTGTCaatcacatttcattcatattGTTTATAATAATGTAGTCTCTGgtaattaaagaaaacatgaggCTACTTAAAGATGATGACATGAGTAATTTGTGTGACAAGATTTGCAAATGTTTCATGGTAACATCCATTATTATATTGATTGAAGGATTCATTTAAGAAATATATTTCACCTGTTTTAGCCTCAGCCCTCTGGAATCATCTCCCGCGGCTGTCAGATCTGCTGAatctttggactgtttcaaGCAGCttctaaaaatgcatttttgtgggCAAGGCTTTTTATAGATGTCCACTGTggactttgtttttgctgtctggtctgtctctcattgtgttgtgttttctattctattgtatttttctctttgtatgtatgaagcactttgtaactgtgtAAATACAAATGTACATACTAATTATCCAGAATGGACCGTGTCAGAATAATAAATATCACTGGAGCATCACTGGTGTTGCAGCTGGTAATAATGGGGTTAAGTGCAGCTACATTATATACTAATGGGTAGATTAATCCATAATAATAGTTGGTGTATATTTTGTATAACGTGTaagtataaagcagcataaaatggaacTACTCAAACACAAGCACCCCAAAACTCTGCTTGGGAACAGTATTTCAGTAAATGCAGTTATATTCCTCCACTGTGGATCAGTATAAAACtgtgcagacaggaagctggaTCAGATTCCTAGAAACTCTTTTAAGTCCTGTGCTTGGTTAATGTGTGTTCCAAAGTATGGCAGCCTGGGCAGGCATACAGATAAACTGCCTGCCAGAACGGCACAAACCTTCAAGTTTGATAAGATGAGTCTGCTCTATTCTCTTATCTTCCGCCCCTGCTTGGTAAAATAGTGGCAGTAAACCTCTGAGATTTCAGCCTGTGTGAAAGTACCTAAAGCagatgttttcctttctgtttacCACCCCCACCTTCTTCAGTTTAAGCCCTTACTCTAACCTCGGTCACCCTGCAGGCCCTCGGCAGCAGTGCAGGGTTTCAGGAAACTTGAGGCATGGTGGGTGCCTGGATCTCACATTTCATAACAAAGCAACATGCTCCTGGTCTCAGACCTGTGTGCCTTTACTGCTGTCAGAAGTCAGCTCCTCTGGCCACCTTCTTGCTTAATGcaaagttttttgttgttgttaattttaTTGCCTTAAATTTAATGTACACATGCTCTTCCTATGCTCCCCTGTATGGGTCTTTGTTTACCACTGAGGTTTGGTCTGGTTGTCTCAGTCATGACTCTGACTGATCCTTGGTGTcctaaaacacaacataaagtaACGAGCCGCTCtcaaacacaccaaagttcagGACAGCTGTCGCCCACATAATGACTTTCACCAAGctcaatccacacacacactagataAATGCagtacatgtgtgtgctgtgttgcagATCTTGCCTTTTGCAGTGGGTCCCGGACGGTGTCCTGTCCCTCTGCCTGCGGTTCTTGAACCAGTTGCTGACCTGTGTGAGGGACAGTCCGGTGACTTTGGCCAGGTTTTTCTTCTCGTCCGGAGTCGGGTACCTGTTGCTCTTATAGCACTCTTTCAAAGCATTTCGGGACTTCTCCTTGAAGCAGTACACGGTCTCCTCTCCGTCCCAGATGGTCTTGGGCAGGGGGAACTTTTTCCTGAGCCGGTATTTGTCCACTGCGCCCAGGCTGCGGCCCCGGGacctctctgcctccttgtAGCGGGCTTTCAGGTACAGGTCCTGCAGGAACCCATGGTTGGACGGGTGGAAGACGTAGCTCTCCAGGATGGCGTACAGCTCCTTGAATTCTTCCCGGTGAAAAGCCACCAGAGCTTGGGCCTTCAGAAGGGTCTCGTTGCCACGTAGCAGCTCGGACGAAGGAGGTATGGTGGATAGAAACCTCCACAGGCGATCCACATTGCCCGCCTGCAGGAGGGCCTCGCACAGACATGATACTTGGTCAGTGGAAAAACTCAGCGCCGACTTTTGGAAACTTTGGAGTAAATGTTCCGAAATTTGGACCggctctttctcctctttggaCTCCGCTGCCGTTGGCTCCTCCGGGCTGTTCTCAGTTTGTTCTGTAGACTCCAAAGACAAGGAAGCCATTTTTACTTgaactttttttcctccagtagttcctcctcctctctccctccctccctccctctgcagcgctgcgctctctcccactctccgATCAAACCGTGAATGTGCCTGCAAACCTCCAGCGGTCACGCCCCTTGTCTTTTATAACCTAATGCGGTGTCTTTGTTCCAAGTTACTCTCTAGGCTGACTTTTATTTGTTGGGATGTTATTGAGGCATCGACATATTTCTGTCTTATTATCTTTATCAGCTCTCGCGCTTCAAACGCTCCTCTCACTTTTgctgctgaataaaacatgtgGATGACAAAGATCTttcacttgagtaaaagtatcAACATTCTAATGCGAAAATATCCGACTTTGCAGTAAAACCAAGTCTTTGCAACAAAATGCAGCCTGATGCAGCAGAACCGATTAGTCAATAAATCAGTTGATCCACAGAAAATCAAAACCCTGACCCCTGTCAGtttatattattggattattagAGGCATTACTGTGTAGGCAGTGTTTAGTTGTAGCTGATGGAGGTGAAGctgacaacaacaaccacacaaCAATGATAAAACTATTTCCTCTTGAATatagtgaagtagaagtacaaagtagCAGAAAAGGTAAATACTCAAGAACAATACAAGTACATATGACTTAGTACTTGGGACTTAGTAAAAGGGATTTAgatactttccaccactgcagaccACAAACTGGTCACTGTTCAGTGGGCTCAATTTGTAGGTAATTATTACCGATTAATGCAACCAACATTTattatcaccatcatcatcatcatcatcatcatcatcatcatcaatattTTTATCATGAATTAGTCTGATGATTTTTTTCGTGTTGTACATTAGTGAAAACTTCCCAAAGCCAAGTTGACTAAGTGTTTGTCACACTAagagtccaaaaccaaaagatgtTCAGTTATTTAACGTGCAAGACTAAGAAAATCAGTAAATATTGACATTCAATATGCTGGAATCAGTGAATATTTCATGGCAACCTTAATGATCAACTGATTATCCATGTTGTTTATGTTCATCCACTGATCAGTTGATGAACTGTTGAATGACTTGGTGTTAATTCATTCTTCAACTGTCCAAATGTTGTCTCATGCACTTGTGGTAACATTACATCCCTGAAGAATTTGACAATCTTCAGGAGATTAGAAAATCGCATATGATATATCCCAAAAAAGAATAACATGTTACATGTAATGAATAAGGCCATTGCATGGCAGTGTTTGTTCTGGTAAGACGTGTTGTCATCCCAGTTTTTCAGCCGGATCCTACGGGTGTCTGAGGTGGTTTCCTTATGCAAATACAACcagaacaaacacatgcaatTAAGTCTACACTAACACGGATGGT encodes:
- the six5 gene encoding homeobox protein SIX5 produces the protein MASLSLESTEQTENSPEEPTAAESKEEKEPVQISEHLLQSFQKSALSFSTDQVSCLCEALLQAGNVDRLWRFLSTIPPSSELLRGNETLLKAQALVAFHREEFKELYAILESYVFHPSNHGFLQDLYLKARYKEAERSRGRSLGAVDKYRLRKKFPLPKTIWDGEETVYCFKEKSRNALKECYKSNRYPTPDEKKNLAKVTGLSLTQVSNWFKNRRQRDRTPSGTHCKSESDGNHSTEDEASPMDDIPDKPEEAAGSTAPIISLSAVPCSTGGQLILNGSGGFLTASQSLLLNGNSLISSTGAGVIINGLSLGDCQTVTLSPVATNSPLILNGAQVITKPSVGVQAQQAVSVTEQEVSAMEPKPSSLPAVILSTNTTPVSNPPSIISLPLQIKTDSNNTMDFISVPDSEGSCQTVSSSSSSLSPSSPTLSSPTSIPSLVLTQNSQHQESLTLPPSMSSAGMVVSSSAVSLSSQQGEYVVFATAGSQLNPCSSVVSSSNPTPQVFSLPQVVPSIQGIPVSQLVQHSTGAQVSQCPQLVPVSPLTSSAPQFQSQTVNTGNRLVQQQQDASTSLPGGATTIVSISQLNNNQLPQRTAHQPGDQTTNSTPSKIQAPQVISISSPTQVVPVPQAKGTAPAQLVSLPMPQLVPVSPIQTSSTISFPQVVPAGPSLSIPSAGMPLQILTSAPAAAGVTQGPLRINQLRPIQSVGPPTSMAPGVQLLNSGIIQLPSAPPGNLLLGGSPYLSVQQGKLILTIPAGIQLTSLPLKPVPEASPISVNGVSPGLTPSTPPVPSQPSTTSCPTPIGLTSSPLNFINSSPPYCAPETGTPAVPSPHSLDHSVTPTTPNTLTPESMLTLSPMYSGVTPNTQLSQPAWSPVPLSTSASLTLFDVRSKGDLPVDPALLGLPGGESLLLGSPSPEQDVEASSALGNPEEMDGDSKILTQLQSVPVDDELGL